The following proteins are co-located in the Carassius auratus strain Wakin unplaced genomic scaffold, ASM336829v1 scaf_tig00214714_1_2670353, whole genome shotgun sequence genome:
- the LOC113092734 gene encoding myeloid-associated differentiation marker-like protein 2, whose protein sequence is MSTAHTSLASDEDKMLLGLSLSHIFRILEIVFCALALIIPMFRGAMYSPYGIWCEFVWVFGLVVAVVILVLEKCLVDKLVETFVLKHSWADLSCGLSLLSSLMLLSACLIYCTVFVCSICIADIFCAIFSILAFGVYVVDAVMLKLKCPEGYLSSVRGILRFSQAFVACLIFTAVHSYFLGVESQFRPGGLIWCILVYVVCFIPTVVVIPLHLQKCVDLLRFCGLDKMELVLDVVSVALYISAAILWPLFGYKHYNRDTYLIYRIHDLNLVTVLTYVNLGLYVADLIWTLIVICKKR, encoded by the coding sequence ATGAGCACGGCTCACACTTCTCTAGCATCAGACGAAGACAAGATGTTGCTCGGACTGAGTCTCTCCCACATTTTCCGGATCCTGGAGATCGTGTTCTGTGCGTTGGCACTGATCATCCCGATGTTTCGTGGAGCCATGTACAGTCCCTACGGGATCTGGTGTGAGTTTGTGTGGGTGTTCGGCCTCGTCGTGGCTGTGGTGATCTTGGTATTGGAGAAGTGCCTGGTGGATAAACTGGTGGAGACCTTTGTGCTGAAGCACTCCTGGGCTGATCTCTCCTGTGGACTGAGTCTTCTGTCGTCTCTCATGCTGTTGTCTGCGTGTCTCATCTACTGCACTGTGTTCGTGTGCTCCATATGCATCGCAGACATCTTCTGCGCCATCTTCTCTATCCTGGCGTTCGGTGTGTATGTGGTCGACGCCGTGATGTTGAAACTCAAGTGTCCTGAAGGCTATCTGTCCAGCGTACGAGGCATCCTGCGCTTCAGCCAGGCGTTTGTGGCCTGCCTCATCTTTACCGCGGTACACAGCTACTTCTTAGGGGTGGAAAGCCAGTTCCGGCCTGGAGGTTTGATCTGGTGCATTCTGGTTTATGTGGTGTGTTTCATTCCGACTGTGGTGGTGATCCCGTTACACCTGCAGAAGTGCGTGGATCTGCTGCGATTCTGCGGCCTCGATAAGATGGAGCTGGTGCTTGATGTAGTCTCCGTGGCTCTGTACATCTCTGCTGCCATCCTCTGGCCTCTGTTTGGGTATAAACACTATAATAGAGACACGTACCTCATTTACCGCATTCATGACCTGAACCTGGTCACAGTCCTGACGTATGTCAACCTGGGGCTTTACGTCGCAGACCTCATTTGGACTTtgattgtaatttgtaaaaaa